The Chionomys nivalis chromosome 20, mChiNiv1.1, whole genome shotgun sequence genome includes a region encoding these proteins:
- the Arsh gene encoding arylsulfatase H has product MMEYRRRCNRKAHDTRGEFVTRNSRPNIVLLMADDLGVGDLGCYGNTSVSTPNIDRLASEGVMLTQHLAAASVCSPSRAAFLTGRYPVRSGMASPNNMYRDVMWLGGSGGLPSNETTFAKMLQHRGYRTGLIGKWHLGMSCASRGDHCAHPLNHGFDFFYGMPLGLLGDCSAGAWPEVHRRLRIQLWVTSAVLATLPFLLLVPRLAGWFPVPWMLMATSGFLAALFFLSWFSSYGFVRRWNCIIMRDHDVIQQPADEARAAGLMLSEALAFIDRHKRSPFLLFLSFLHVHTPLPTRGNFVGRSKFGTYGDNVEELDWMVGKVLAALDRERLTNQTLVYFTSDNGGRLEAEEGGVRAGGWNGVYRGGSGMGGWEGGVRVPGIFRWPTVLEAGRVIEEPTSLMDLLPTLSHVGGGILPQDRVIDGQNLMPLLEGHVQHSDHEFLFHYCGIFLHSVRWHQRDCNTVWKAHYVTPNVSPEGSDSCHGGSVCACSGDVTHHDPPLLFDISRDPAESRPLNPDNEALFETVLGRMSVAMRKHRATITPAPHQLSVFNALWKPWLQPCCGAAFPLCGCTGEDV; this is encoded by the exons ATGATGGAA tacaGAAGAAGATGCAACCGCAAAGCACACG ACACacgtggtgagtttgtgactcgGAACTCCCGCCCCAACATTGTGCTGCTCATGGCTGATGACCTTGGCGTGGGGGACCTAGGCTGCTATGGGAACACCTCTGTCAG CACTCCAAACATTGACCGTCTGGCGAGCGAGGGCGTGATGCTCACACAGCACCTGGCAGCTGCATCTGTTTGTTCACCAAGCCGTGCAGCTTTTCTCACAGGGCGCTACCCTGTGCGCTCAG GCATGGCGTCACCCAACAACATGTACCGTGATGTCATGTGGCTGGGCGGGTCGGGCGGACTCCCGAGCAATGAGACGACTTTCGCCAAGATGCTGCAACACAGGGGATACCGCACAGGACTCATAG GTAAGTGGCACCTGGGTATGAGTTGTGCATCTCGTGGCGACCACTGTGCACACCCGCTCAACCACGGCTTTGACTTCTTCTACGGGATGCCACTGGGACTGCTGGGAGACTGTAGTGCTGGTGCCTGGCCGGAAGTGCACCGCAGGCTGCGTATCCAGTTGTGGGTGACGTCAGCAGTGCTGGCCACCCTCCCCTTCCTGCTGTTGGTGCCCCGCCTGGCAGGCTGGTTTCCTGTCCCTTGGATGCTCATGGCCACTTCTGGATTCCTGGCTGCACTCTTCTTCCTGTCCTGGTTCAGCAGCTACGGCTTCGTGCGCAGGTGGAACTGCATAATCATGCGTGACCATGATGTCATCCAGCAGCCAGCTGATGAGGCACGGGCGGCAGGGTTGATGCTGAGCGAGGCGCTGGCCTTCATCGACAG GCACAAGCGCAGCCCATTCCTGCTGTTCCTGTCCTTCCTACACGTGCACACGCCGCTGCCTACACGTGGAAATTTCGTGGGTCGCAGCAAGTTTGGGACATATGGGGACAATGTGGAGGAGCTAGACTGGATGGTGG GGAAAGTCCTTGCTGCCCTGGACCGGGAGCGCCTGACCAATCAGACCCTGGTTTACTTCACATCAGACAATGGTGGCCGCCTGGAGGCCGAGGAGGGCGGGGTCCGAGCTGGTGGCTGGAATGGGGTCTACAGGG GAGGCAGTGGCATGGGTGGCTGGGAGGGCGGAGTGCGTGTGCCTGGCATCTTCAGGTGGCCTACAGTGCTGGAGGCAGGACGAGTCATCGAGGAGCCCACAAGCCTCATGGACCTGCTCCCCACACTAAGTCACGTGGGTGGCGGGATCCTCCCCCAGGACAG AGTGATTGATGGCCAGAACCTGATGCCATTGCTGGAGGGCCACGTGCAGCACTCGGACCATGAGTTCCTGTTCCACTATTGTGGCATTTTCCTGCACAGCGTACGGTGGCACCAGAGGGACT GCAACACTGTGTGGAAGGCCCATTATGTCACTCCCAATGTCTCCCCGGAGGGCTCGGACAGCTGCCACGGAGGTAGTGTGTGCGCATGCTCTGGTGATGTCACCCACCACGACCCACCCCTGCTCTTTGACATCTCACGAGACCCTGCAGAGTCACGGCCGCTGAACCCCGACAACGAAGCGCTGTTCGAGACAGTGCTTGGCAGGATGTCAGTGGCTATGAGGAAGCACCGAGCCACCATTACCCCCGCACCCCACCAGCTCTCTGTCTTCAACGCCCTCTGGAAGCCCTGGCTGCAGCCTTGCTGCGGTGCTGCTTTCCCGCTCTGCGGCTGCACGGGGGAGGATGTGTGA